From Virgibacillus ihumii, the proteins below share one genomic window:
- a CDS encoding BMP family lipoprotein produces the protein MKNRKFLLLAVLLGLGMVLAACGGGGNASSGSDGDSSGSGNDSSDFSAAMVTDVGGVDDKSFNQSAWEGLQAWGEEHGFSKGKGYDYAQSNSKSDYLPNLTRLIKKDYDLVFGIGYKLHDAIKQVAEQYPDKHFAIVDDVVDAPNVASITFKEHEGSFLVGVAAAKKTKSNKVGFVGGVDGALINKFESGFIAGVKSVNPDIEVEVQYAESFAAADKGKLIATQMYNSGIDVIYHASGATGNGVFAQAKDIKKNNPEKDIWVIGVDRDQYEEGQIGEHNVTLTSMVKRVDVAVQDLANQTMNGEFPGGENVVYGLEDGGVSAARTNKEALTEDIVKAIEKWKEKIVSGEVKVPSTREETDKFVKNL, from the coding sequence TTGAAAAATCGTAAATTTTTGTTGTTAGCAGTATTGCTTGGCCTCGGTATGGTTTTAGCTGCTTGTGGAGGCGGCGGAAACGCAAGTAGTGGAAGCGACGGAGATAGTTCCGGCAGCGGTAATGACTCATCTGACTTCAGTGCTGCAATGGTAACGGATGTTGGTGGTGTCGATGATAAATCATTTAACCAGTCAGCGTGGGAAGGTTTGCAGGCATGGGGCGAAGAGCATGGTTTCTCAAAAGGAAAGGGCTATGATTATGCACAATCCAACAGTAAGTCAGACTACTTGCCGAACCTTACGCGTTTAATTAAAAAAGACTATGACCTTGTTTTCGGTATTGGCTACAAATTGCATGATGCAATCAAGCAAGTTGCTGAGCAGTATCCGGACAAACATTTTGCTATCGTTGATGATGTTGTGGATGCACCGAATGTTGCGAGCATCACATTTAAAGAACATGAAGGATCATTTTTGGTAGGTGTTGCTGCCGCGAAGAAAACGAAGTCCAACAAAGTAGGATTCGTTGGCGGAGTTGATGGAGCATTAATTAATAAGTTTGAATCAGGTTTCATTGCAGGTGTTAAATCGGTTAATCCTGACATTGAAGTTGAAGTACAGTATGCAGAATCATTTGCAGCTGCCGATAAAGGGAAGTTGATTGCTACTCAAATGTACAACAGTGGCATTGATGTTATTTACCATGCATCCGGTGCAACTGGTAATGGTGTGTTCGCACAGGCTAAAGACATTAAGAAAAATAACCCTGAGAAAGATATTTGGGTAATCGGTGTTGATCGCGACCAGTATGAAGAAGGACAAATTGGTGAACACAATGTAACACTTACTTCAATGGTTAAACGTGTTGACGTTGCTGTACAAGACCTTGCAAATCAGACGATGAACGGTGAATTTCCTGGCGGTGAAAATGTTGTTTACGGTCTGGAAGATGGCGGTGTTAGTGCGGCACGGACCAATAAGGAAGCATTGACAGAAGATATTGTGAAGGCTATTGAGAAGTGGAAAGAGAAAATTGTCAGCGGCGAAGTGAAAGTTCCTTCTACACGTGAAGAAACTGATAAATTTGTTAAAAACCTTTAA
- a CDS encoding ABC transporter ATP-binding protein: MDYVIEMLNIRKEFPGIVANDDITIQLKKQEIHALLGENGAGKSTLMNVLFGLYQPEKGEIRVSGKKVNITDPNVANDLGIGMVHQHFMLVDTYTVTQNIILGSEPTNAGKIDFKKAEREVQELSDRYGLNVDARAKIRDISVGMQQRVEILKTLYRGAEVLIFDEPTAVLTPNEIKELIEIMHSLIREGKSIILITHKLKEIMEVCDRCTVIRKGKGIKTVDVEKTNVTELASLMVGREISFKTEKTEAKPKENVLSIDNLNVEDSRKVRIVKDLTLNVRAGEIVGIAGVDGNGQTELVEAITGLRKAQKGTIKINNKNITNFKPRKVTESGIGHIPQDRQKYGLVLDFPIGENMVLQTYYKKPYSKNKILNYKEIYKKAKELIDEYDVRTPSEYTKARALSGGNQQKAIIAREVDRSPNLLIAAQPTRGLDVGAIEFIHKKLIEERDKGKAVLLVSFELDEILDVSDRIAVMFDGHIVADVKPEETTEQELGLLMAGSTKDEAGETDDIE, encoded by the coding sequence GTGGATTATGTGATAGAAATGCTTAATATTCGAAAAGAGTTTCCTGGAATTGTTGCCAATGATGATATTACGATTCAGTTGAAAAAACAGGAAATTCATGCCTTGCTTGGGGAAAACGGGGCAGGGAAATCAACATTGATGAACGTACTGTTCGGTCTCTACCAGCCGGAAAAAGGGGAAATCAGGGTAAGTGGCAAAAAGGTTAACATTACGGATCCTAATGTTGCCAATGATCTTGGAATTGGAATGGTGCACCAGCATTTTATGCTTGTGGATACGTATACCGTAACCCAAAATATTATTCTGGGAAGTGAACCTACCAATGCCGGAAAGATAGATTTCAAGAAAGCTGAAAGGGAGGTTCAGGAACTTTCAGACCGCTATGGACTCAATGTTGATGCCAGGGCGAAGATACGGGACATTTCGGTTGGTATGCAGCAGCGGGTAGAGATTTTAAAAACACTCTATCGTGGGGCGGAAGTTCTTATCTTTGATGAGCCTACTGCTGTACTCACGCCTAATGAAATCAAAGAACTGATTGAAATTATGCATTCACTGATCAGAGAAGGTAAATCGATCATTCTAATCACTCATAAATTAAAAGAAATTATGGAGGTTTGTGACCGTTGTACCGTAATCCGTAAAGGGAAAGGTATTAAAACTGTTGATGTGGAAAAAACAAATGTCACGGAACTTGCATCGTTGATGGTTGGCAGGGAAATCAGTTTTAAAACCGAAAAGACTGAGGCAAAACCGAAAGAAAATGTGTTGTCCATTGACAATTTAAATGTTGAAGATTCCCGGAAAGTAAGAATTGTAAAAGATCTTACCCTTAATGTTCGGGCCGGGGAAATTGTCGGAATTGCCGGTGTTGACGGTAATGGTCAAACAGAGCTTGTTGAAGCGATAACCGGCTTGCGGAAGGCGCAAAAAGGAACTATCAAGATTAATAATAAAAATATTACCAATTTTAAACCAAGAAAAGTCACGGAAAGCGGTATAGGGCATATACCGCAGGACAGGCAAAAATATGGATTGGTACTGGATTTTCCTATTGGGGAAAATATGGTATTGCAGACGTACTATAAAAAACCATATTCCAAAAATAAAATTTTGAATTATAAAGAGATTTATAAGAAAGCAAAGGAATTAATTGACGAATATGATGTCAGGACCCCTAGTGAATATACCAAGGCAAGAGCATTGTCAGGCGGGAATCAGCAAAAAGCAATTATCGCACGTGAGGTAGACCGTTCACCTAACTTACTTATTGCTGCTCAGCCTACACGGGGACTTGATGTTGGTGCAATAGAATTTATCCATAAAAAATTGATTGAAGAACGCGATAAAGGAAAAGCCGTTTTGCTCGTTTCATTTGAACTGGATGAAATATTGGATGTCAGTGACAGGATTGCAGTTATGTTTGATGGCCATATTGTTGCTGATGTTAAGCCGGAAGAAACAACAGAACAGGAACTCGGCCTGCTGATGGCGGGAAGTACGAAAGATGAGGCAGGTGAAACTGATGATATCGAATAG